A stretch of Desulfitobacterium dichloroeliminans LMG P-21439 DNA encodes these proteins:
- the acsB gene encoding acetyl-CoA decarbonylase/synthase complex subunit alpha/beta codes for MSMEQIYADAIKDPTQEPKKLLRKAYDGTITAMSYAEILLNRAIKDYGPQQKVGYPDTAYHLPVITCLSGEKVTTLGELVPILNRMRNQVKTELTFANARLWGESVLYAAEIIETLHYLRNDEPKVAPWTGFLGDPIVRKHGIKMVDWTIPGEAVILGRAKDSKSAKKIVDDLMGKGFMIFLCDEVIEQLLEENAKIGEDYIAFPLGNFTQVIHAVNYAFRAGLAFGGIPAGQREEHRDYQRRRVRAFVLQLGELDDVKVAASMGAIFMGFPTITDQVLDENMQIPDWYLSEPDYEKIVPLALEVRGIKLTNVEIPIPVNFGPAFEGETIRKGDTYVEFGGGRTTAFELVSMVGPDEVVDGQVTVIGPEIDTVPEGSKLPLGIKVDIYGRKMQEDFEGVLERRIHYFTNYGEGIWHVAQRDLCWVRISKDARAKGFLMKHIGELLLAKFKQEFPAIVDRVQVTIFTDQQAVEENIVKARERYRARDARLKSLTDENVEEFYSCLLCQSFAPNHVCIVTPERVGLCGAVSWLDAKAAFEITPTGPNQPIPKGPAIDDFRGMWQSVNDYLRPASNNTLEEVNLYTLMDRPMTSCGCFEAIMAIVPEANGLMITTREHSGMTPCGMTFSTLAGTVGGGLQTPGFMGIGRTYLTSKKFIPADGGVARIVWMPKELKEFLREDFVARSIEEGLGEDFIDKIADESVGTTVEEIIPFLEENGHPCFNLDSLM; via the coding sequence ATGTCCATGGAGCAAATTTATGCCGATGCTATTAAGGATCCGACTCAAGAACCTAAGAAATTACTCCGTAAGGCCTATGATGGGACCATTACGGCAATGAGCTATGCAGAGATTCTTTTGAATCGTGCCATTAAAGATTACGGTCCGCAACAAAAGGTTGGCTATCCGGACACTGCCTACCACCTTCCTGTTATTACCTGTCTCTCCGGAGAAAAGGTAACCACACTGGGTGAGCTTGTACCCATTCTCAATCGTATGCGGAATCAGGTTAAAACAGAGTTAACCTTTGCCAATGCACGCCTTTGGGGTGAATCTGTACTGTACGCCGCAGAGATTATTGAAACTCTTCATTATCTACGCAACGATGAACCGAAGGTAGCCCCTTGGACCGGATTTCTTGGCGATCCTATTGTACGGAAGCATGGGATTAAGATGGTCGACTGGACCATTCCTGGCGAGGCTGTTATCCTAGGCCGTGCTAAGGATTCAAAATCAGCTAAGAAAATTGTAGATGACTTGATGGGAAAAGGTTTCATGATCTTCCTCTGTGATGAAGTCATCGAGCAACTGCTTGAGGAGAATGCCAAGATAGGTGAAGATTACATTGCTTTCCCCTTAGGAAACTTTACCCAAGTCATTCATGCTGTGAATTACGCTTTCCGGGCTGGCTTGGCCTTTGGTGGGATTCCTGCTGGTCAGAGAGAGGAACACAGAGATTACCAGCGTCGTCGTGTACGGGCTTTTGTTCTGCAATTAGGTGAATTAGACGATGTGAAAGTAGCTGCTTCCATGGGGGCCATTTTTATGGGCTTCCCCACAATTACTGACCAAGTATTAGATGAAAATATGCAGATTCCCGATTGGTATCTGTCCGAGCCGGATTATGAAAAAATTGTTCCTCTGGCTTTAGAGGTGCGCGGGATAAAGTTGACCAATGTTGAAATCCCTATACCGGTAAATTTCGGACCTGCCTTCGAAGGAGAAACCATTCGCAAAGGAGACACTTATGTTGAGTTCGGTGGAGGTAGAACTACCGCTTTCGAATTAGTCTCGATGGTTGGTCCAGATGAAGTAGTAGATGGTCAAGTCACGGTCATTGGACCGGAGATTGATACCGTTCCCGAAGGCTCCAAGCTTCCATTAGGTATAAAGGTAGATATCTACGGTCGTAAGATGCAAGAGGATTTCGAGGGTGTTCTCGAGCGTCGAATTCATTACTTTACCAACTATGGAGAAGGAATTTGGCACGTGGCCCAACGGGATTTGTGCTGGGTTCGGATCTCTAAGGATGCACGCGCCAAGGGCTTCTTAATGAAACATATTGGTGAATTACTTCTAGCAAAATTCAAGCAAGAGTTTCCGGCTATTGTTGACCGGGTCCAGGTTACCATTTTCACCGATCAACAAGCGGTCGAGGAAAACATTGTCAAAGCTAGAGAACGTTATCGCGCACGTGATGCCCGCTTAAAGAGCTTAACAGATGAAAACGTCGAAGAATTCTATTCCTGCTTACTTTGTCAATCCTTTGCACCCAACCATGTCTGTATCGTAACACCAGAACGTGTTGGACTGTGCGGCGCTGTAAGCTGGTTGGATGCTAAAGCAGCATTCGAAATTACTCCGACTGGCCCTAACCAGCCCATTCCCAAAGGCCCAGCGATTGATGATTTCAGAGGAATGTGGCAAAGCGTCAATGATTATTTGAGACCTGCTTCGAACAATACATTAGAAGAAGTCAACCTTTACACATTAATGGATCGTCCTATGACTTCTTGCGGTTGTTTCGAAGCTATTATGGCTATTGTTCCAGAAGCCAATGGTTTGATGATTACCACGCGGGAGCATAGTGGAATGACACCTTGTGGTATGACCTTCTCGACTCTGGCCGGCACCGTCGGTGGTGGCCTGCAGACTCCTGGTTTCATGGGAATCGGGCGCACCTATCTCACCAGTAAGAAGTTTATTCCCGCTGATGGTGGGGTCGCTCGAATTGTCTGGATGCCAAAAGAACTCAAGGAATTCTTGCGTGAAGATTTTGTAGCACGTTCCATTGAAGAAGGTTTAGGTGAAGACTTTATCGATAAAATTGCCGATGAATCTGTCGGTACAACGGTAGAAGAGATTATTCCGTTCCTTGAAGAAAATGGGCATCCTTGCTTTAATCTAGACTCGTTGATGTAG
- the cooS gene encoding anaerobic carbon-monoxide dehydrogenase catalytic subunit encodes MPRYRDLTHTSRPSNAPRVVEPKNPLRTTDPGTIEMYKVAQENNLETVFERFVAQQPQCGFGYKGICCRICLAGPCRVKAEEGPASRGICGATAYTIVSRNLVRMIAGGAASHSEHARHVLHTVHELTEGKTKDYEIKSPAKLHKLAEKLGIETLNREDMDILADVAELAYEDFGRFKDRPAAFLDSFLIEPRRGKFKHTNIMPRSIDGTVTELMAQTAQGVDADPVNIIFGGLKGSLADLVGEYIGTNLSDVLFGIPEPIVSEANLGVIQESMVNIAVHGHNPVLSEMVVAAARELKAEAQKVGAKGVNIVGICCTGNELLMREGVYLATSSASQEMAILTGVLDAMVVDIQCIYPSVQQLADCYHTKIITTEAIMKIPSAQHLAFNAETAMEDAKTLVRMAIAAYKFRDPKKIAISSERNSLVAGFSIEALTEIFANVNSERPFSVLTDAILSGQIKGVVQMAGCNNLKRQQDESHVSILKELVKNDVLVVATGCSAGAFAKMGLMNSEAVDKYAGEGLKSFLRMLEKANPQLATKLPLVFHLGSCVDNSRGMDLLQAMAKELKVDTPKVPFAASAPEAMHEKAVAIGSYCVSMGIPTHVGTMPYLEGSDLIYGIATQIAHDVFGGNFIFEVDEKIAAQKIINALEYRSWKLRIHKETAEKFETAIAQGW; translated from the coding sequence ATGCCAAGATATCGGGATTTGACACACACCTCACGGCCTTCAAATGCGCCTCGTGTGGTGGAACCCAAAAACCCATTGCGCACAACCGACCCAGGCACCATAGAAATGTATAAGGTTGCGCAAGAGAACAACCTTGAGACAGTTTTTGAACGCTTTGTAGCCCAACAACCACAATGTGGTTTTGGCTATAAAGGAATCTGCTGTCGCATTTGCTTAGCTGGACCCTGCCGCGTCAAAGCAGAGGAAGGGCCTGCTAGCAGAGGTATCTGCGGTGCTACCGCATATACCATTGTGTCGAGAAATCTAGTTCGAATGATTGCAGGTGGAGCTGCATCACACTCTGAACATGCAAGGCATGTACTCCATACAGTTCATGAGCTTACTGAAGGAAAGACCAAGGATTATGAAATTAAGTCACCGGCAAAGCTTCATAAGTTAGCTGAAAAGCTCGGTATCGAAACCCTAAACAGAGAAGATATGGATATTCTTGCAGATGTAGCAGAATTGGCTTATGAAGATTTTGGTAGATTTAAGGATCGCCCAGCTGCTTTCCTAGATTCATTCTTAATAGAACCACGACGCGGCAAATTTAAGCATACAAATATTATGCCGCGTTCCATCGATGGTACTGTGACTGAACTTATGGCACAAACAGCTCAAGGGGTGGATGCTGATCCTGTTAATATAATTTTTGGGGGACTGAAAGGTTCACTTGCGGATTTAGTAGGTGAATATATCGGGACCAATCTGAGTGACGTTTTATTTGGTATTCCTGAACCCATTGTTTCGGAAGCTAACCTTGGGGTTATCCAAGAATCAATGGTCAATATCGCTGTTCATGGCCATAATCCAGTACTCTCAGAAATGGTGGTCGCTGCTGCCCGCGAACTCAAAGCAGAGGCCCAAAAAGTGGGTGCAAAAGGGGTTAATATCGTCGGTATTTGCTGTACCGGTAATGAACTTCTGATGCGTGAAGGGGTTTATTTAGCTACATCTTCGGCATCTCAAGAAATGGCTATTTTGACAGGTGTACTTGATGCAATGGTCGTTGATATACAATGTATTTACCCATCTGTACAACAACTTGCCGACTGCTATCACACCAAAATTATTACCACTGAGGCCATTATGAAGATTCCAAGTGCTCAACACTTGGCTTTCAATGCTGAGACAGCCATGGAAGACGCAAAAACACTAGTAAGAATGGCCATTGCCGCCTATAAGTTCAGAGATCCTAAGAAAATTGCTATTTCCAGCGAACGCAATAGCCTCGTAGCAGGATTTAGCATCGAAGCATTGACTGAAATTTTTGCTAATGTTAATTCTGAACGCCCGTTCTCTGTGCTCACAGACGCTATCTTAAGTGGGCAGATTAAGGGTGTTGTGCAAATGGCCGGTTGCAATAACTTGAAACGACAGCAGGATGAATCCCATGTGAGTATTCTTAAGGAATTGGTGAAGAATGATGTCTTAGTCGTGGCCACTGGATGTTCTGCGGGAGCCTTTGCCAAGATGGGCTTAATGAACTCGGAGGCTGTGGACAAATATGCCGGTGAAGGACTTAAGAGCTTCCTTAGAATGCTAGAGAAAGCTAATCCGCAGTTAGCAACGAAATTACCACTTGTTTTCCACCTAGGATCTTGTGTGGATAATAGTCGTGGAATGGACTTGTTACAAGCGATGGCCAAAGAACTGAAAGTGGATACACCTAAAGTGCCTTTCGCAGCTTCAGCACCTGAAGCTATGCATGAAAAAGCCGTAGCAATCGGCTCCTATTGTGTCTCTATGGGCATTCCTACCCATGTGGGAACGATGCCTTACCTAGAGGGTAGCGATCTCATCTATGGAATTGCGACCCAAATCGCCCATGACGTTTTTGGCGGTAACTTTATTTTTGAAGTCGATGAGAAGATTGCTGCGCAAAAGATCATCAATGCCCTTGAATACAGAAGCTGGAAACTCAGAATTCATAAAGAAACTGCTGAGAAATTCGAAACAGCTATTGCCCAAGGGTGGTAA
- a CDS encoding AAA family ATPase: MKIAITGKGGVGKTTFAANLAYFLAEQGIRVLAVDADPDASLGTVLGISEDVLADLKPIVDMKDLIEQRMGGSGAFYPLNPQVDDILDDYSIQVGPIRFFRMGNVKGGGTSCYCKENSFLHALVNSLILSEQDTVILDMGAGIEQLTRGTAQGVDLLVIVTEASTVSAHTVRIIQKLAQELNIPQVAVVGNKVRSKKDEEFLKAQFTDQELIGFVPFSEELLDMSIHTDHSSFPKVAPGSQLESIYRNLLERREL; this comes from the coding sequence ATGAAAATTGCAATTACGGGTAAAGGCGGAGTGGGCAAGACAACTTTTGCGGCTAATTTAGCCTACTTTTTAGCAGAGCAAGGGATAAGAGTTTTAGCGGTTGATGCAGACCCTGATGCAAGTCTAGGTACTGTCTTAGGGATTTCCGAGGATGTTCTCGCTGATTTGAAACCCATAGTGGATATGAAGGACCTTATTGAACAACGCATGGGGGGCAGTGGTGCATTTTATCCCCTTAATCCACAGGTCGATGATATTCTCGATGATTATTCAATTCAAGTCGGACCGATTCGTTTCTTTAGAATGGGGAATGTCAAAGGAGGCGGCACCTCCTGCTATTGCAAAGAAAACAGCTTCTTACATGCCTTAGTAAATTCATTAATTCTTTCCGAGCAAGATACCGTCATCTTAGATATGGGTGCAGGGATTGAACAACTTACCCGAGGAACTGCCCAAGGGGTAGATCTCCTAGTTATTGTAACTGAAGCCAGCACAGTCAGTGCCCATACAGTAAGGATAATTCAGAAACTCGCCCAAGAGCTGAACATACCGCAGGTTGCTGTGGTCGGGAACAAGGTTCGTTCTAAAAAAGACGAGGAATTTCTCAAGGCACAATTTACTGATCAGGAACTCATTGGTTTTGTTCCCTTTAGTGAAGAGTTACTTGATATGTCTATTCATACAGATCATTCTTCCTTTCCAAAAGTTGCTCCAGGTTCTCAACTAGAATCTATCTATAGAAATTTATTAGAGAGGAGAGAGTTATAA
- a CDS encoding DegV family protein, whose translation MRKTAIIMDSTGYLTSDIINDYDIRVVTLNVNIGDETFKEIELSNSDFFSKLKNISGSSTTSQPSVGSFIEAYQKVLADGYEEIISLHLSHKISGTYSSAMMAKDILENENIHIFDSESSALGLGLQTWAVADWSKEGANAQEILTRLPALRSQCELYFIVDTLEYLHRGGRIGGASALFGTLLQIKPILYFNEEGIIDVFEKVRSKNKALQRVYAELERAMSSGKNHRIAVIHVGAPSEAAIMAKELNEKFPGQEIRIFEAGPVIATHVGPGALGLAFHPWPN comes from the coding sequence TTGCGAAAAACCGCAATCATTATGGATTCAACAGGGTACTTAACCTCAGATATTATTAATGACTATGATATTCGTGTTGTAACACTGAACGTTAATATTGGCGATGAAACCTTTAAGGAAATCGAATTATCTAACTCTGATTTCTTCTCGAAACTGAAGAATATCTCAGGATCTTCAACCACTTCACAACCCTCAGTGGGGTCATTTATAGAAGCCTATCAAAAGGTGCTTGCGGATGGTTATGAAGAGATTATTAGCCTTCATCTCTCTCATAAAATTAGTGGCACCTATTCTTCAGCTATGATGGCAAAAGATATATTAGAAAACGAAAATATTCATATTTTTGATTCCGAATCCTCTGCCCTCGGCTTAGGGCTACAAACATGGGCGGTAGCCGACTGGTCTAAGGAAGGGGCTAATGCCCAAGAAATCCTGACAAGGCTTCCTGCCTTAAGATCTCAATGTGAACTTTATTTTATAGTGGATACTTTAGAATATCTACACCGTGGCGGAAGAATCGGTGGAGCTTCAGCACTTTTTGGAACCTTATTGCAGATTAAGCCTATTCTTTATTTCAATGAAGAAGGAATTATCGACGTCTTTGAAAAAGTTCGTTCGAAGAATAAGGCATTGCAAAGGGTCTATGCAGAACTTGAGAGAGCTATGTCTTCTGGAAAAAATCATCGCATCGCTGTGATCCACGTAGGCGCACCATCAGAAGCAGCGATTATGGCAAAGGAGCTTAATGAAAAGTTTCCTGGCCAAGAGATACGGATTTTCGAAGCAGGACCCGTTATTGCTACTCATGTCGGACCCGGAGCACTAGGCCTAGCATTTCATCCTTGGCCTAATTAA
- a CDS encoding GNAT family N-acetyltransferase, producing MLQGKRTFLRPLAPDDIPIYQKWYNDQEVNYWANGAWPLSTMFNEEEIEERFFTPEKDNGRYIILNEEHKPIGTTGFRDINYPARSAVLFIIIGEKDFWGRGYGTDALKVLLDYLFFQWNFNRLSLDLWDGNFRAQKAYEKLGFKTEGRLRQARFVLGEYHDAILMGLLRDEYTQLPKY from the coding sequence GTGCTACAAGGAAAAAGAACCTTTCTTCGGCCATTGGCTCCCGATGATATTCCTATCTACCAAAAATGGTATAATGACCAAGAAGTCAATTATTGGGCTAATGGTGCTTGGCCATTGAGTACAATGTTCAATGAGGAAGAAATTGAGGAACGTTTTTTCACACCCGAAAAAGATAATGGTCGCTATATCATTCTTAATGAGGAACATAAACCCATTGGGACGACTGGCTTTCGAGACATTAATTATCCTGCACGTTCTGCAGTCCTTTTCATAATTATTGGCGAAAAAGATTTCTGGGGGCGTGGTTATGGTACAGATGCCCTTAAAGTGCTCTTGGACTACTTATTTTTTCAATGGAATTTTAACCGTTTGAGCCTTGATTTATGGGACGGAAACTTTCGTGCTCAAAAAGCCTATGAGAAGCTTGGCTTTAAGACTGAAGGCAGATTAAGACAAGCGCGTTTCGTTTTGGGAGAGTATCACGATGCAATTCTAATGGGATTGCTCCGGGATGAGTACACTCAGCTTCCTAAATACTGA